Proteins encoded within one genomic window of Enterococcus haemoperoxidus ATCC BAA-382:
- the nrdH gene encoding glutaredoxin-like protein NrdH has product MNVKIFSKNNCIQCKMAKRFLSENNIAFEEVNIDIQPDAIDWLKEQGFQSVPVITSDATTVVGFRPDQLKQLAS; this is encoded by the coding sequence ATGAACGTAAAAATCTTTTCTAAAAATAATTGTATCCAATGTAAAATGGCAAAACGCTTTTTGAGCGAGAATAATATAGCATTTGAAGAAGTAAATATTGATATCCAACCAGACGCAATCGACTGGTTAAAAGAACAAGGTTTCCAAAGTGTTCCGGTTATCACTTCTGATGCTACAACAGTTGTCGGATTCCGTCCTGATCAATTAAAACAATTGGCTAGCTAA
- the nrdI gene encoding class Ib ribonucleoside-diphosphate reductase assembly flavoprotein NrdI: MKIVYFSVTGQTRRFIKKLDLAAYEIEPANPFFEINEPFVLVVPTYDQEITEVVNDFLDFKSNRKNLQGVAGGGNLNFAELYVYTAKDIARDYNVPMLFAFEFSGTNEDVESFKKVVNELESKRN; this comes from the coding sequence ATGAAAATTGTTTATTTTTCAGTCACCGGACAAACTAGACGCTTCATTAAAAAATTGGATTTAGCAGCTTACGAAATTGAGCCTGCGAATCCTTTTTTTGAGATAAATGAGCCTTTTGTCCTAGTCGTTCCTACTTATGACCAAGAAATCACTGAAGTAGTGAACGATTTTCTTGATTTTAAAAGTAATCGAAAAAACCTGCAGGGCGTTGCTGGAGGCGGAAACCTCAATTTCGCAGAATTATATGTATATACAGCCAAAGACATAGCACGTGATTACAACGTTCCAATGCTTTTTGCTTTTGAATTTAGCGGCACGAACGAAGACGTGGAATCCTTTAAGAAAGTAGTGAATGAACTTGAGTCTAAAAGAAATTAA
- a CDS encoding FeoA family protein, whose product MLTLAQAKLNKVYTIEEIQAEGFAKKHLNNLGLVPGGKVVLVNYSSENGIVLLHNSRIAINLSVLQQITIVEKNIDEENWLSLDQLTVGEKARVIGIHGQGAVKRRLMDMGLTKGVDLLVRKMAPLGDPIEINLRGYELTLRKNEAELVLVQKEG is encoded by the coding sequence ATGTTGACATTAGCACAGGCAAAGTTGAATAAGGTTTATACAATTGAAGAGATTCAGGCAGAAGGTTTTGCGAAGAAGCATTTGAATAATCTTGGTCTTGTCCCAGGTGGGAAAGTTGTACTAGTGAATTATTCTAGTGAGAATGGGATTGTTTTGCTGCACAATAGCCGAATTGCCATTAATCTATCGGTGTTACAACAGATTACAATAGTAGAAAAAAATATCGATGAGGAAAATTGGTTATCTTTAGATCAATTAACAGTAGGCGAAAAAGCCCGTGTAATTGGGATTCATGGACAAGGTGCAGTTAAAAGACGTTTGATGGATATGGGGCTAACAAAAGGTGTGGATCTTCTCGTCAGAAAAATGGCTCCTTTAGGAGATCCAATCGAAATCAATCTTCGTGGATACGAACTGACGTTAAGAAAAAATGAAGCAGAATTAGTCTTGGTACAGAAAGAAGGGTAA